CGGCCACGACGCATTTCGCGGCGATGTAGCCCGACCACCAGAAGGAGCAGCGAGAGGCGTGCTCACTGGTGGCGTCGGCTGCATGGGGTCCGTCGCTACGAAGAACCGCTCTGCCAGAAGTCCGGCGGTCGCGGTACTCTGACATGCGCACCCCGACTTTCCCGAGGGCATGCGGCCATGACTCCCCCGACCGTGTCACTCGATGTGCCGAGCGAATCGACGGAGGAGGCAGGCGCTTCCTTGCGGCGGGAGCCAGGCCCGCTTCGCGGCCATGGCAGCGCGGGATGCGGATGTCGCTAGACGACAAGGAGAGATCGTGACGGTCAAGCGGCTGGACAACGTCGGCATCGTCGTCGAAGACCTCGACGCCGCCATCGCGTTCTTTGCCGAGCTCGGCCTCGAGCTCGAGGGTCGCGCGCCGGTCGAAGGAGCGTGGGCCGATGGCGTCACCGGGTTGCGCGACCTGCGGGTCGAGATCGCCATGATGCGGACGCCAGACGGTCACAGCCGCCTCGAGCTGTCGCGCTTCCTCGCGCCGCCCGCGGTCGCCGATCACCGGACGGCGCCGGTGAACTCGCTCGGTTACCTGCGCGTCATGTTCGCGGTGGACGACATCGACGACACGCTCGCCCGACTCTCCCGCCGCGGCGCGACGCTCGTCGGCGAGCTGGTTCAGTACGAGAGCTCGTATCGGCTCTGCTACATCCGGGGCCCCGAAGGCATCCTCCTCGGGCTCGCCCAGCAACTCGGGCAGCAGGCTTCTCGAGAGGATCCGCTCGCGCCCGAGCCTCGAGAGTGACCGATCGGCCCCTCGCCCATCGTCGTCCCGGGCTTCGTCGCGACACGAGGGACGCCGAACCGGGCGGCTGGCGAGGATGTGCCCCCGCGCTGACAGGCCGAGAGCGGGACCCGGAATAGCCAAGAGGCCAGCGGATGGGGTTGGCCGCGGTGACGGGATGTCCACGCCACCACGGGACCGGGTTCCGAAGAATGGAACAGAATGCCTCCTGCGCTGTCGCGCGCCTCGAGACCATGAAACCAACCGACCCCCATCGGGCGAAGTCGAGATCCTCGGCCCACGACGGGAAAGAGGTTGAGCAGGCATCGAGCATGAAGCGGCGACTCGGCTGGATCTCGCTCGTTCTGTTCGTCGTCGTGGTGGCCGCCGTCGTCGGCGGCCTCAGCTTTCGGGCCGCACTGGGGCCAGCCGCCGAACGGTCGGTACCCCACGCGGTCTACGCTCCGCACGGCGCGGTCGCGACGAGTCAGCCGCTGGCGAGCCAGGCGGGGCTGGCGGTGCTCCAGCGGGGCGGGAATGCGGTCGACGCGGCGGTCACCGCTGCCGCGGTGCTGAGCGTCGTCGAGCCGTACATGACCGGCATCGGCGGCGACATGTTCGCGATCGTCTGGTCGGCTCGGGAGGAACGCCTCGTCGGCATCAACGGGAGCGGGCGTTCCGGGTCATCGATGACCCGAGAGGCGCTCGCGAGCGTCGGCCGGATCCCGGGGGACGGGCCGAAGACGATCACCGTCCCCGGAGCGCTGTCGGGTTGGGCGGCGCTGCTGGAGCGCTACGGGACGATCTCTCTTGCCGAAGCTCTCGCGCCGGCGATCGCGCTCGCCGAAGAGGGCTTCCCGGTGTCCGACGTCACGGCGGCGGAATGGTCGATCTACGCGAGCTTGCTGAAGGAGGACGTGGGGGCGAGCGCTGCGTTCCTCGTGGAGGGCAAGCGCGCGCCCGGGGTGGGGGAGTGGTTCTCCAACCGGGACTATGCCGCCACGTTGCGAGCGATCGCGCGGTCCGGGGCGGGCGTGCTGTACGGCGGCGATCTCGGCCGGCGGATCGCGACGCAGGTCCAGCGGCTCGGTGGATTTCTGACGCCGGAGGACCTCGAAAGCCATCGGGCGGAGTGGATGGAACCGCTGTCCGTGCCCTTCCACGGCTATCGACTGTGGGAGCTCCCACCCAATGGCCAGGGGATCGCGGCGCTGGAGATGCTCCGCATCCTCGAGCCGTTCGCTCTCGCGACGATGGGACACAACTCGGCCGCCTACCTTCACCACCTCATCGAGGCCAAGAAGCTGGCCTACGCCGACCTGGAGCGCTTCGTCGGCGACCCGGGCTTCATGACGGTCCAGCCCGACCAGCTGCTCGCCGACGACCTGGTCTCCCGCCGCCGATCTCGCATCGATCCTCGCCGTGCGCTGGTGCGGGCCGATCCGGAGCCCTCCTTGACGACGAGCGAGACGACCTACCTCGCCGTGGCCGACGACGAGGGCAACATGGTCTCGCTCATCAACAGTCTCGGCGGGGGCTTCGGCTCGGGAGTCGTCGTGCCCGGCACGGGCTTCGCGCTCCAGAACCGAGGCGTCGGGTTCTCGTACGAGGCGGGCCGCGTGAACAGCGTGGGTCCCGGGAAGCGACCGTTTCACACCATCATTCCCGGCTTCGTGACCCGAACGACCCCGGACGGAAGACAGGAGCCCTTCCTGAGCTTCGGCATCGTCGGTGGGCCGCAGCAGCCGCAGGCGCACGTCCAGGTCCTCCTCAATCTGTTGCTCTTCGACATGGACGTCCAGCAGGCTCTCGATGCTCCGCGTTTCCGTCATTGGAGTGGCAACCGCGTGAGCTTCGAAGGGGCGATCTCGCCGGCGGTGATCGAGGAGCTTCGCGCCATGGGGCATGCCCCGCAGAATCCGCTTCTGGAAACGGCACAGACCGTCCTCCTCGGCTCGAACGGGGGTCTCGTTTTCGGCGGCGGCCAGGCGATCCTGAAGCGACCCCGAGGCTGGGTGGCAGGTTCCGATTCGCGCCGGGACGGATTGGCGGCGGCGTACTAGCGAACCTCCCTTCTGGCCAGCCCTCCGGCCAGCCTGCTATCGTTCGGCGGCATCGAACGCGGGTCGCTCGCAGGCAGGCGGCGGGGCGGGCCGACATCCAGGTTTCTCTCCAGTGAGATCGTCATGAAGAGCCACGACATTCGCCAGAGCTTCCTCGACTACTTCGCCACGCGCGGGCATCGGCTGTATCCGAGCGCGCCCTTGGTGCCACATGGGGACGCCACGCTGCTGTTCACCAACGCCGGGATGGTCCAGTTCAAGGACTTCTTCCTCGGGCGCGAGACCCCGCCGGCGCGCCGGGCGGTGTCGTCGCAGAAGTGCCTGCGCGTCTCGGGCAAGCACAACGACCTCGAAAACGTCGGGCCCAGCCCGCGGCACCACACCTTCTTCGAGATGCTCGGCAACTTCTCCTTCGGCGACTACTTCAAGGCCGAGGCGATCGAGTTCGGCTGGGAGCTGGTGACCAAGGTCTGGGGGCTGCCCGCCGAGCACCTCTTCGCCTCGATCTACGAAGAAGACGACGAGGCCGGCGAGCTCTGGCGCAAGCTCTCGTCGCTGCCTGCCGGGCGGATCGTGCGCTGCGGCAAGGCCGACAACTTCTGGGCGATGGGCGAGACCGGCCCGTGCGGGCCGTGCAGCGAGATCTACGTCGACCGCAGCCCCGAGCGGCCCGAGGTCTCCTGGGAAGAGGGCACCGAGTCGGGCCGCTACCTCGAGATCTGGAACCTCGTCTTCATGCAGTACGAGCGCGACGCCGCCGGCGTCATGACGCCGCTGCCCAAGCCGTCGATCGACACCGGCGCCGGGCTCGAGCGCGTCGCGGCGGTGCTCAACCGCGTCCCGTCGAACTACGACACCGACCTCTTCCAGCCGATCCTCGGTGCCGCGGCGACGCTCTGCGGGCGGCGCTACGGCGAGAAGGCCGAGGCCGACGTCTCGCTGCGCGTCATCGCCGACCACCTGCGGGCACTCGCCTTCCTGCTCGCCGACGGCGTGATCCCGGGCAACGAGGGGCGGGGCTACGTGCTGCGGCGCCTGCTGCGCCGGGCGGTGCGGCACGGGATGCGCCTCGGCTTCGAGGAGCCGTTCCTGCATCGCGTCCTGCCGGTCGTCGGCGAGGTGCTCGGCGCTGCCTACCCGGAGCTCGTGGCGACGCGCGGCGGCTCGGCCGAGACCATCCGAGCCGAGGAGGAGAAGTTCCTCGCCACCGTCGCCTCCGGTGCCCGGCAGGTGCAGGAGGCGATCGAAGGCGCAAAGGCGGCGGGGGTCCAGGTGCTCGGCGGCGAGGAGGTCTTCCGTCTCTACGACACCTTCGGCCTGCCGCTCGAGCTGATCCGCGAGATCGCCGAGGAGGAGCGCTTCCGCCTCGACGAGCCGGGCTTCGAGCAGGCGCTCGAGCGTCAGCGCGAGCGCTCGCGCCAGCACCTCTCCGAGACGCAGAAGCGGCTCGGAGAGATCCGGGAGAAGATCAAGGAACGAGGGCAGAACTGGGAAGCCGTGGAGTTCACTGGCTATCTGGACCTTCGTGGAAGAGACGAAGGCCAAAGACGTCTGGGTGAGGAAGCGAAGGCGCTGCTTTCCTTGTCCGGCGACAAGCCGCGGGCGGTGAGCGAGCCGCTGGTTGCCGGTGAGACCGGCGTCGCGGTCTTCGCTCGGACTCCGTTCTACGCCGAGTCGGGCGGACAGGTCGGCGACCGCGGTCGCCTCGTCTGGCCGGGAGGCTCGGCGCGGGTGACCGACGTCCAGAAGCTCTCGTCCTACGACTACTACCACTTCCTGGTTGTCGAAGAAGGCACGCTCGGCAACAACCAGGTCGTCGACCTCGTCGTCGACCCGGCGCATCGGCTGCCGACGCAGCGCAATCACACCGCGACCCACCTCTTGCAGGCGGCGATGCGGAAGATCCTCGGGCCGGGCGTGCGGCAGGCCGGATCGCTGGTACACCCGGAGCATCTGCGCTTCGACTTCACGCATTCGCAGGCGCTGACGGACGACGAGCGGCGTGCGATCGAAGATCAGGTCAACGCCTGGATCCTCGAGGCGCTGCCGGTGCGGATCACCTACGACCGGCCGATCGCCGAGGCGATCGAGGCGGGAGCGATGGCGCTCTTCGGCGAGAAGTACGGCGAGAAAGTGCGCACGGTCGAAGTGCCCGGGGTGAGCCTCGAGCTCTGCGGTGGCTGCCACGTCGGCAACACCGGCGAGATCGGGCCGTTCGTCCTGCTTTCGGAGAAGGCGGTCGCCTCGGGGGTCCGGCGCATCGAGGCCCGCACCGGCGAAGGGGCGCTCGCTCACGCCCGGCGGCAGGCCGAGGTGCTCGGACGGATCGAGAGCGCCCTCGGCGTGCCGGCGGCACGGGCCGAGGAGGAGCTCGCGACGCTCCGCCAGAAGCTCCGCGACCTGGAGCGCGAGGTCGGCCGCTTGCGGGTCCAGATGGTCTCGGGTGGTGCCGCGGGTGCGGCCGACGAGGTCGAAGTGGACGGGATCAAGGTCCTCGCCCGGGAGGTGCCGCCGGCCTCGGCCGGCGAGCTGCGGACGATGGCCGACGCGCTCCGCGGCAAGCTCGGCTCGGGCGTCGTCGTGCTCGGTGCCCGGGGCGAGGGGAAGGTGACGCTGCTCGCCGCGGTGACCGCCGACCTCGCCGGCCGGCTCCACGCCGGACGCCTGGTCCAGGTGCTGGCCCCGCTGGTCGGCGGGAGCGGTGGCGGACGGCCAGACTTCGCCCAGGCCGGTGGCAAGGCGGTCGACGCCCTGCCGCAGGCGCTCGCCGCGGCGGCCGGCGCGGTGCGCGACCAGCTGGCGGCGGGTTGAGACGCTGCCGGCCCGGCCCTCCGCCTGCTAGACTGATTCGGACCGCGTGTGAGCCGAAACGGCGCCCGATGAAGGCCACCCTCGCCGTACCCGCCGCCCTTGCCGTCTGCCTGGCCCTCCCGGCTCGGGCAGAGGTGAAGATCGAGGTGCGCGAAGACGGGCGGAAGGTGATCGTCAACGAATCGTCCGAACAGCGCTCGCGCCGGCTGACCGGCCCGCTCGTGCGCTCGATCGACTCGGAGCTGCTCGGCATCATCGAAGCGCACGCCTTCGACCGCGACCTCGATCCGCGGCTGGTCCAGGCGGTCATCCAGGCCGAGTCGGGGTACAACGTCCGCGCCCTGTCGAACAAGGGCGCCATGGGGCTCATGCAGCTCATGCCCGGCACGGCGAGCGAGCTTGCGGTCGCGGACCCTTACGACCCGTCGGAGAACGTGCGCGGCGGCACCGAGTACCTCCGGCGCATGCTCGACCGGTTCGACGGCCAGCTCGACCTGGCGCTCGCCGCCTACAACGCCGGCCCCGAAGCGGTCGGTCGCCATGCGGGCGTCCCGCCCTACCCGGAGACGCAGGTCTACGTCGACCGCGTCCTGGCGCTCTATCGCGGCGAGGGGATGATCAACCCGACGACCTCCGAGCGGGTGGGCCGGCCAGTCCGGCTGACCCGGGATGCCAACAACCGCATCCGGATCGTGACGATCGGCAACGGCTCCCGTTGAGCGCATGACGTCCCCTTCTCTCCCCGCGGGCAGACCGGTGAGCCTGATCCGCTCGCTCAACGTCCCGAACCTGCTGACGATCTTCCGCATCCTCCTCGTTCCGCTGCTCGTCGTCGTCCTGCTCACCAAGTTCGACGGGCGCGAGTTCGTCGGCCTGGGTCTTTTCCTCTTCGCCGCGCTGACCGACTTTCTCGACGGCTTTCTCGCCCGCCGCAACCGGCAAGTGACCCGGCTCGGCCAGTTGCTCGACCCGGCGGCCGACAAGATCCTGGTGGCGGCGGCGTTCATCTCCCTCGTCGAGCTCGACGCCCGGGTCACGCCCGCCTGGATGGTCGTGGTCATCCTGTCGCGCGAGTTCGCGGTGTCGGCGCTGCGCAGCGTCGCCGCGGCGGGCTCGCGGGTGATCTCGGCGGGCTGGTCGGGGAAGGTGAAGACGGGGACGCAGATCGTCGCCATCTCGCTGCTCATCATCTACAACCAGCTCGGTGAGTTCTCCCACCTGGCGCCGATCTCGCTCTGGGTGGCCGTGATCGCGACGGTGCTCTCGGGCATCGACTACTTCGTCCGTCACGGCCGGGCGGTGCTGCTCGAAGAGAGCACGGCCGGCCCGGGCGCGAAGCCCGCTCCGTGATCCCGCGCGGGCTGCTCGAGCGCTTGCTCCTCTTCGCCGGCCGACGGCACGTCGCCGTCGGCGTGGTGGTCTTCGCGCTGGTCGTCGTCGCCCTGCTGCTCACCGCGCGCCTGCGGCTCGACGCCGACGTGCTCAACCTGCTGCCCAAGCACAATCCGCAGGTCCAGGCCTACCGCGACACGCTCGAGCAGTTCGGCAGCATCGACTACTTCGTCGTCGGCATCCGCATCCCCGAAGGCGCGCCATTCGACCCCTACGCGGCCTACTCCGACGAGCTGGTGGCGCGGATGGAGCAGAGCGGCCTCTTCGTCACCATCGAGCACCGGCTCGGCGAACCGGAGGACCTGCTGCGCCAGGTCTTTCCCAATGCGCTCCTCTTCCTGCCGCCGGAAGGGCGCGCGGCGGTCGCCTCCCGGCTCACCGACGAGGCGATCGTCG
This genomic window from Holophagales bacterium contains:
- a CDS encoding VOC family protein — encoded protein: MTVKRLDNVGIVVEDLDAAIAFFAELGLELEGRAPVEGAWADGVTGLRDLRVEIAMMRTPDGHSRLELSRFLAPPAVADHRTAPVNSLGYLRVMFAVDDIDDTLARLSRRGATLVGELVQYESSYRLCYIRGPEGILLGLAQQLGQQASREDPLAPEPRE
- the ggt gene encoding gamma-glutamyltransferase, encoding MKRRLGWISLVLFVVVVAAVVGGLSFRAALGPAAERSVPHAVYAPHGAVATSQPLASQAGLAVLQRGGNAVDAAVTAAAVLSVVEPYMTGIGGDMFAIVWSAREERLVGINGSGRSGSSMTREALASVGRIPGDGPKTITVPGALSGWAALLERYGTISLAEALAPAIALAEEGFPVSDVTAAEWSIYASLLKEDVGASAAFLVEGKRAPGVGEWFSNRDYAATLRAIARSGAGVLYGGDLGRRIATQVQRLGGFLTPEDLESHRAEWMEPLSVPFHGYRLWELPPNGQGIAALEMLRILEPFALATMGHNSAAYLHHLIEAKKLAYADLERFVGDPGFMTVQPDQLLADDLVSRRRSRIDPRRALVRADPEPSLTTSETTYLAVADDEGNMVSLINSLGGGFGSGVVVPGTGFALQNRGVGFSYEAGRVNSVGPGKRPFHTIIPGFVTRTTPDGRQEPFLSFGIVGGPQQPQAHVQVLLNLLLFDMDVQQALDAPRFRHWSGNRVSFEGAISPAVIEELRAMGHAPQNPLLETAQTVLLGSNGGLVFGGGQAILKRPRGWVAGSDSRRDGLAAAY
- the pgsA gene encoding CDP-diacylglycerol--glycerol-3-phosphate 3-phosphatidyltransferase, producing MTSPSLPAGRPVSLIRSLNVPNLLTIFRILLVPLLVVVLLTKFDGREFVGLGLFLFAALTDFLDGFLARRNRQVTRLGQLLDPAADKILVAAAFISLVELDARVTPAWMVVVILSREFAVSALRSVAAAGSRVISAGWSGKVKTGTQIVAISLLIIYNQLGEFSHLAPISLWVAVIATVLSGIDYFVRHGRAVLLEESTAGPGAKPAP
- a CDS encoding lytic transglycosylase domain-containing protein, with amino-acid sequence MKATLAVPAALAVCLALPARAEVKIEVREDGRKVIVNESSEQRSRRLTGPLVRSIDSELLGIIEAHAFDRDLDPRLVQAVIQAESGYNVRALSNKGAMGLMQLMPGTASELAVADPYDPSENVRGGTEYLRRMLDRFDGQLDLALAAYNAGPEAVGRHAGVPPYPETQVYVDRVLALYRGEGMINPTTSERVGRPVRLTRDANNRIRIVTIGNGSR
- the alaS gene encoding alanine--tRNA ligase — translated: MKSHDIRQSFLDYFATRGHRLYPSAPLVPHGDATLLFTNAGMVQFKDFFLGRETPPARRAVSSQKCLRVSGKHNDLENVGPSPRHHTFFEMLGNFSFGDYFKAEAIEFGWELVTKVWGLPAEHLFASIYEEDDEAGELWRKLSSLPAGRIVRCGKADNFWAMGETGPCGPCSEIYVDRSPERPEVSWEEGTESGRYLEIWNLVFMQYERDAAGVMTPLPKPSIDTGAGLERVAAVLNRVPSNYDTDLFQPILGAAATLCGRRYGEKAEADVSLRVIADHLRALAFLLADGVIPGNEGRGYVLRRLLRRAVRHGMRLGFEEPFLHRVLPVVGEVLGAAYPELVATRGGSAETIRAEEEKFLATVASGARQVQEAIEGAKAAGVQVLGGEEVFRLYDTFGLPLELIREIAEEERFRLDEPGFEQALERQRERSRQHLSETQKRLGEIREKIKERGQNWEAVEFTGYLDLRGRDEGQRRLGEEAKALLSLSGDKPRAVSEPLVAGETGVAVFARTPFYAESGGQVGDRGRLVWPGGSARVTDVQKLSSYDYYHFLVVEEGTLGNNQVVDLVVDPAHRLPTQRNHTATHLLQAAMRKILGPGVRQAGSLVHPEHLRFDFTHSQALTDDERRAIEDQVNAWILEALPVRITYDRPIAEAIEAGAMALFGEKYGEKVRTVEVPGVSLELCGGCHVGNTGEIGPFVLLSEKAVASGVRRIEARTGEGALAHARRQAEVLGRIESALGVPAARAEEELATLRQKLRDLEREVGRLRVQMVSGGAAGAADEVEVDGIKVLAREVPPASAGELRTMADALRGKLGSGVVVLGARGEGKVTLLAAVTADLAGRLHAGRLVQVLAPLVGGSGGGRPDFAQAGGKAVDALPQALAAAAGAVRDQLAAG